From one Paractinoplanes brasiliensis genomic stretch:
- a CDS encoding cold shock domain-containing protein, producing MTAVGTVIRFDDFRGYGFIAPADGGEDVFFHANDFGGKRHLAQPGLRVMFETAQSDRGLKISSLTVLDEDPVAAPAGDVTQPGGPEDDTCDVLTAAAYSAEVTELLLKHVPALTGQQIVLVRERLVRAAFDHGWIEG from the coding sequence GTGACGGCGGTCGGAACGGTCATCCGGTTCGATGACTTCCGGGGGTACGGGTTCATCGCCCCCGCGGACGGCGGGGAGGACGTGTTCTTCCACGCGAACGACTTCGGCGGCAAGCGCCACCTGGCCCAGCCCGGTCTGCGGGTGATGTTCGAGACCGCGCAGAGCGACCGCGGGCTGAAGATCTCCTCGCTGACCGTGCTTGACGAAGATCCGGTGGCCGCGCCGGCCGGCGATGTCACCCAGCCGGGCGGGCCGGAGGACGACACCTGCGACGTGCTGACCGCCGCCGCCTACAGCGCCGAGGTGACCGAGCTGCTCCTGAAACACGTGCCGGCGCTCACCGGCCAGCAGATCGTGCTGGTCCGCGAGCGCCTGGTACGCGCCGCGTTCGACCACGGCTGGATCGAGGGTTGA
- a CDS encoding helix-turn-helix transcriptional regulator, producing the protein MTLVERAEALAVLRELTDRAVGGRGRAAVMSGAAGTGKTALLGVLAGLATEAGATVLMAGGARAEQNVSLGLLNQLFHDAPRAAGLRSRAPGEAADLAEPCGALLGLAARRPLALLVDDIQWSDQASADCLAYLARRMRQAPILLVVAGGQAPAHATGLCAELSRPPHGTRLRLSSLSADGVRYAAAGLVGPDAARRWSSRWHAWSGGNPLLLNGLLEDHAAAGFDEEPADAMAGGTYGHAVVTVLDKGDPPVAEVGRALAITGDPKDVAELLGIDAGAVARAVHFLTAAGVLAQGRFRHPAAARAVLAVPDGETLERLHHRAAVLAFRGGAAPERVADHLVRADTATEPWAVPLLENAARLALRDGKVERGIAYLRLARRVCTDERRPSLTTLQLVAEWQVNPARCTDLIAELLTAARAGRLHHHDALTLAKALLWLGRTGPAEEVLGRLPSDAVAAGQEFLVELLASRPWIRATYPAFEKLLGKPSRRNGLPAMTVPGVRRVDAATSLVRALERRPVHGAAPVGVDILRGAHVDESSLETIESGLLALVYTDHAEDAAPWCDRFLAEVTGRESPGWHAGLRAIRAEIAFRLGDLTAAADHARAALTLMPPSSWGVAVGGPLATAVQASVAMGDLDEAGRWLDQPVPEGLPGTRSAVLYLQARGRYSLVAGHHELALRDFTRCGELLTGWSFDGAGMVAWRLDLAETHIATGSLDLAVKHIEDELARANGLPRVRGMATRMLAATSAPGHRPTLLREAGNLLQHCGDRYELARTLQALAEAHEALGEFRRMATIGDRARSLADACRIPLGGALLTPAEPLAPAGERPEEPVSRLSDAERRVAALAALGHTNREIADKLFVTLSTVEQHLTKIYRKLNVSRRADLPASLVLSRAAA; encoded by the coding sequence ATGACGTTGGTTGAGCGTGCCGAGGCGCTCGCGGTGCTGCGGGAACTGACGGACCGTGCGGTGGGCGGCCGGGGGCGGGCGGCGGTGATGTCCGGTGCGGCCGGTACGGGGAAGACAGCCCTGCTCGGCGTCCTCGCGGGGCTGGCCACCGAGGCCGGCGCCACCGTGTTGATGGCCGGTGGCGCGCGCGCCGAACAGAACGTCTCGCTCGGGCTGCTCAACCAGCTCTTCCACGACGCACCCCGCGCGGCCGGCCTCCGGTCACGGGCCCCCGGCGAGGCGGCCGACCTGGCCGAGCCGTGCGGGGCTCTGCTCGGCCTGGCCGCCCGCCGCCCGCTGGCGCTGCTGGTCGACGACATCCAGTGGAGCGACCAGGCCTCCGCCGACTGCCTGGCCTACCTCGCCCGGCGGATGCGGCAGGCGCCGATCCTGCTGGTGGTGGCGGGCGGGCAGGCCCCGGCCCACGCCACCGGCCTGTGCGCCGAGCTGTCCCGGCCGCCGCACGGCACACGGCTGCGGCTGTCCTCGCTCTCGGCCGACGGTGTGCGGTACGCGGCGGCGGGCCTGGTCGGCCCCGACGCGGCACGGCGCTGGTCGTCCCGGTGGCACGCGTGGAGCGGCGGTAACCCCCTGCTGCTGAACGGGCTGCTGGAGGACCACGCGGCCGCCGGCTTCGACGAGGAGCCGGCCGACGCGATGGCCGGCGGCACGTACGGCCACGCGGTGGTCACCGTGCTGGACAAGGGTGACCCGCCGGTCGCCGAGGTCGGCCGGGCGCTGGCGATCACCGGCGACCCGAAGGACGTCGCCGAGCTGCTGGGCATCGACGCCGGCGCGGTTGCCCGGGCGGTCCACTTCCTGACCGCCGCCGGTGTCCTGGCGCAGGGTCGATTCCGGCACCCGGCGGCCGCCCGCGCGGTGCTCGCCGTCCCGGACGGCGAGACGCTGGAACGGCTGCACCACCGGGCCGCGGTGCTGGCCTTCCGTGGCGGCGCGGCGCCCGAGAGGGTCGCCGACCACCTTGTCCGGGCTGACACCGCCACCGAGCCGTGGGCCGTGCCACTGCTGGAGAACGCGGCCCGGCTGGCGCTGCGCGACGGCAAGGTCGAGCGGGGTATCGCGTACCTGCGGCTGGCCCGCCGGGTCTGCACCGACGAACGGCGGCCGTCCCTCACCACGTTGCAGCTGGTCGCCGAGTGGCAGGTCAACCCGGCCCGCTGCACCGACCTGATCGCCGAGCTGCTGACCGCCGCCCGCGCCGGGCGGTTGCACCACCACGACGCGCTCACGCTCGCCAAGGCGTTGCTGTGGCTCGGCCGGACCGGGCCGGCCGAGGAGGTCCTCGGCCGGTTGCCTTCCGACGCCGTGGCGGCCGGGCAGGAGTTCTTGGTCGAGCTGCTGGCGAGCCGGCCGTGGATCCGGGCCACCTACCCGGCCTTCGAGAAGCTGCTGGGCAAGCCGTCGCGGCGCAACGGGCTGCCGGCCATGACGGTGCCCGGCGTCCGGCGGGTCGACGCGGCGACCTCACTGGTGCGGGCCCTGGAACGCCGCCCGGTCCACGGCGCCGCCCCGGTGGGGGTCGACATCCTGCGCGGCGCCCACGTCGACGAGTCTTCCCTCGAGACCATCGAGAGCGGGCTGCTGGCGCTGGTCTACACCGACCATGCCGAGGACGCCGCACCGTGGTGCGACCGCTTCCTGGCCGAGGTGACCGGCCGGGAGTCGCCCGGCTGGCACGCCGGCCTGCGCGCGATCCGGGCGGAGATCGCCTTCCGTCTCGGCGACCTGACCGCCGCCGCCGACCACGCGCGGGCGGCGCTGACCCTGATGCCGCCCAGCAGCTGGGGCGTGGCGGTCGGCGGCCCGCTGGCAACCGCCGTGCAGGCCTCGGTGGCGATGGGCGACCTCGACGAGGCCGGACGGTGGCTCGACCAGCCCGTACCGGAAGGGCTGCCCGGCACCCGCAGCGCCGTGCTGTACCTGCAGGCGCGCGGCCGGTACAGCCTGGTCGCCGGCCACCACGAACTCGCCCTGCGCGACTTCACCCGCTGTGGGGAGCTGCTGACCGGGTGGTCGTTCGACGGGGCGGGGATGGTCGCGTGGCGGCTCGACCTCGCCGAGACGCACATCGCAACGGGCAGCCTCGACCTGGCGGTCAAGCACATCGAGGACGAGCTGGCGCGGGCGAACGGCCTGCCCCGGGTGCGCGGGATGGCGACCCGGATGCTGGCCGCCACCAGCGCGCCCGGCCATCGCCCTACGTTGCTGCGTGAGGCCGGGAACCTCCTGCAGCACTGCGGCGACCGGTACGAGCTCGCCCGTACCCTGCAGGCCCTGGCCGAGGCGCACGAGGCGCTGGGCGAGTTCCGCCGGATGGCCACCATCGGCGACCGCGCCCGGAGCCTGGCCGATGCGTGCCGGATACCCCTGGGCGGCGCCCTGCTTACCCCGGCCGAGCCGCTTGCCCCGGCCGGCGAGCGGCCCGAGGAACCGGTGAGCCGGCTCAGCGATGCCGAGCGGCGGGTGGCGGCGCTGGCCGCGCTGGGCCACACCAACCGCGAGATCGCCGACAAGCTCTTCGTCACGCTGAGCACTGTCGAGCAGCATCTGACCAAGATCTACCGGAAGCTCAACGTGAGCCGCCGGGCCGACCTGCCGGCCTCCCTGGTGCTGAGCCGGGCGGCCGCGTGA
- a CDS encoding AfsR/SARP family transcriptional regulator, with product MEFRILGPLEVSADGERVDVSPREQIVLASLLLEAGRIVPVTRLTHAIYGDEAPPTGRVQAQICISALRRLLAAHGRTAAIVTRSQGYVLQIDAESLDLHEHDKLVARARGHREARRPAEAVRHYRAALALWRGDALEGVPSPQVLSAVSHLDERRMTVREECIELELQLGRHRDLIPELTALVAAYPLHDRLRGQLMLALYRSDRQAEALEVFRSGRRTMIDDLGLEPNEWLRELQHSILTADAALRMPPPVTTDWSGAERVPAGPPDASAPPAGASPPKMLPTDIGDFTGRAEQVRLIEQRFADDPDRVAVPVVVVVGKPGVGKTTLAVHVAHRLAGAYTDGQLFADLRGRVAGRVEPAGVLERFLHALGVSFAAMPQGLDERAELYRGFLSQRRTLIVLDNVEDEGQVLPLLPGLAGSAVLVTSQARLSGIPGATHVALEVFDPDQSLELLARIDGQDRVDAEPAAAVALTELCGRLPLALRIAGARLAARPQWGIGYLVDRLQDEVRRLDELRHGGMEIRASLSLCYEAVDPAARRLFRLLSALDFPTFSGWMAAALLDMPPHEAQDLLDVLADAQLVETTGTALGVHGRYRFHDLIGVFARERLAQEESPAERDAAISRVLGALSFLSAEAHRRVYGDAHLQAGSTPGRWPLPRRLVEQLLDPPLVWFEWEHASIVAGVRQAAQVGLVDLCWDMALSAVTLFESRAYLDDWRETHDIALDAARVAGNRPALAAMLYSVGVLSMVEQRFPDAREELVESAAMFRSISDERGEGLAVRTLAFVDRITGNLADAERRYEQARESALRLGDPAALAHVLYGQVQVQVDGGHMEKAMATLGEALELSRRAGSRRLESQVLHQIGLIHLEEGRAAAAIACFDRVLDAVRDLGDPIGEAYALHGLGMATLGTATPGPQAIERDPPAGRPVGRSA from the coding sequence GTGGAGTTCCGAATCCTCGGTCCGCTGGAGGTGTCGGCCGACGGCGAGCGAGTTGACGTGTCACCACGAGAACAGATCGTTCTCGCGAGCCTGCTGCTGGAAGCCGGTCGCATCGTGCCGGTCACCCGTCTGACCCACGCCATCTACGGCGACGAGGCCCCGCCCACCGGCCGGGTGCAGGCGCAGATCTGCATCTCCGCTCTGCGCCGGCTGCTGGCGGCGCACGGCCGCACGGCCGCCATCGTGACCCGCTCGCAGGGCTACGTGTTGCAGATCGACGCCGAGTCGCTGGACCTGCACGAGCACGACAAGCTGGTGGCCCGCGCCCGGGGGCACCGCGAAGCCCGGCGCCCGGCGGAGGCCGTGCGGCACTACCGCGCGGCCCTCGCGCTGTGGCGGGGCGACGCGCTCGAAGGAGTCCCCAGCCCGCAGGTGCTCTCCGCGGTCAGCCACCTCGACGAGCGCCGGATGACCGTCCGGGAGGAGTGCATCGAGCTCGAGCTGCAACTTGGCCGGCACCGCGACCTGATCCCCGAGCTGACCGCGCTGGTCGCCGCGTATCCCCTGCACGATCGGCTGCGCGGGCAGTTGATGCTGGCCCTGTACCGCTCCGACCGGCAGGCGGAAGCACTCGAGGTGTTCCGCTCCGGCCGCCGCACGATGATCGACGACCTCGGCCTGGAACCCAACGAGTGGCTCCGGGAACTGCAGCACAGCATCCTGACCGCCGACGCCGCGCTGCGGATGCCGCCGCCGGTCACCACCGACTGGTCCGGTGCCGAACGGGTGCCCGCCGGTCCGCCGGACGCCTCCGCCCCGCCGGCGGGCGCTTCGCCGCCCAAGATGCTGCCCACCGACATCGGTGACTTCACCGGGCGGGCCGAGCAGGTACGGCTGATCGAGCAGCGGTTCGCCGACGACCCCGACCGGGTGGCGGTGCCGGTGGTCGTCGTGGTCGGCAAGCCGGGGGTCGGTAAGACCACCCTCGCCGTGCACGTCGCCCACCGGCTGGCCGGCGCGTACACCGACGGGCAGCTCTTCGCCGACCTGCGCGGGCGGGTGGCCGGGCGGGTGGAGCCGGCCGGCGTCCTGGAGCGGTTCCTGCACGCGCTCGGGGTGTCCTTCGCCGCCATGCCTCAGGGCCTGGACGAGCGCGCGGAGCTCTACCGCGGGTTCCTGTCGCAGCGCCGGACGCTGATTGTGCTGGACAACGTGGAGGACGAGGGCCAGGTGCTCCCGCTGCTGCCCGGCCTGGCCGGTTCGGCGGTGCTGGTCACCAGCCAGGCCCGGCTGTCCGGCATCCCGGGAGCCACCCACGTCGCGCTCGAGGTTTTCGACCCCGACCAGTCGCTGGAACTGCTGGCCCGGATCGACGGACAGGACAGGGTGGACGCCGAACCGGCCGCCGCGGTGGCCCTCACCGAGCTGTGCGGGCGGCTGCCGCTGGCCCTGCGGATCGCCGGGGCCCGGCTGGCTGCCCGTCCCCAGTGGGGGATCGGCTACCTGGTCGACCGGCTCCAGGACGAGGTACGCCGGCTCGACGAGCTCCGGCACGGCGGGATGGAGATCCGGGCCAGCCTGTCGCTGTGCTACGAGGCGGTGGACCCGGCCGCCCGGCGGCTCTTCCGCCTGCTCTCTGCGCTCGACTTTCCGACGTTCTCCGGCTGGATGGCCGCCGCCCTGCTCGACATGCCGCCGCACGAGGCCCAGGACCTGCTCGACGTCCTGGCCGACGCCCAGCTGGTGGAGACGACCGGGACCGCCCTCGGCGTGCACGGCCGCTACCGCTTCCACGACCTCATCGGGGTCTTTGCCCGGGAACGTCTGGCCCAGGAGGAGTCGCCGGCCGAACGCGACGCCGCGATCAGCCGGGTGCTCGGCGCGTTGTCGTTCCTGTCGGCCGAGGCGCACCGGCGGGTGTACGGCGACGCCCACCTGCAGGCGGGCTCCACGCCCGGGCGCTGGCCGCTGCCACGCCGGCTGGTCGAGCAGCTGCTGGACCCACCGCTGGTCTGGTTCGAGTGGGAACACGCCTCGATCGTGGCCGGCGTCCGGCAGGCGGCCCAGGTGGGCCTGGTCGACCTGTGCTGGGACATGGCACTGAGCGCGGTGACGCTGTTCGAGTCGCGGGCCTACCTGGACGACTGGCGGGAGACCCACGACATCGCCCTGGACGCCGCCCGGGTGGCCGGCAACCGGCCGGCACTGGCCGCCATGCTCTACTCGGTCGGCGTTCTCTCCATGGTCGAGCAGCGGTTCCCGGACGCCCGGGAGGAACTCGTCGAGTCGGCCGCCATGTTCCGCTCGATCTCCGACGAGCGGGGTGAGGGTCTGGCCGTACGCACGCTGGCGTTCGTCGATCGGATCACCGGCAATCTGGCGGACGCCGAGCGCCGGTACGAACAGGCCCGGGAGTCCGCGCTGCGGCTCGGCGACCCGGCGGCGCTCGCCCACGTCCTGTACGGCCAGGTCCAGGTCCAGGTGGACGGTGGCCACATGGAAAAGGCGATGGCCACCCTCGGCGAGGCGTTGGAGCTGAGCCGCCGGGCCGGCAGCCGGCGGCTGGAGTCGCAGGTGCTGCACCAGATCGGCCTGATCCACCTGGAGGAGGGCCGGGCCGCCGCCGCGATTGCCTGTTTCGACCGGGTGCTGGACGCTGTCCGCGACCTCGGCGACCCGATCGGCGAGGCGTATGCGTTGCACGGCCTCGGGATGGCCACCCTCGGCACCGCCACGCCCGGCCCGCAGGCCATCGAGCGGGACCCGCCGGCCGGTCGGCCGGTTGGCCGGTCCGCCTGA
- a CDS encoding thioesterase II family protein translates to MTNDTAQDLWVRRYHPGAAARPQLVCLPHAGGSASFYFPLSRALAADVEVLTIQYPGRQERRSEPCITQLPVLAERIYQVLRPLAAERPLAFFGHSMGATLAFEVARKLETVDGVVAPWLFASGRRAPSRHRDERVYQQDDKGMLAELRRLNGTENNVLDDDEMVALIMPAIRGDYTAAETYRYQPGPPLSCPVTAFVGDADPKVTLDEARAWQEHTTGAFDMHTYPGGHFYLTRHQAAVLKVMAAKLATAKV, encoded by the coding sequence ATGACGAACGACACCGCACAGGACCTGTGGGTCCGCAGGTATCACCCGGGCGCGGCGGCCCGCCCACAACTGGTCTGCCTGCCGCACGCGGGCGGATCGGCGAGTTTCTACTTCCCGCTCTCCCGGGCCTTGGCGGCCGACGTCGAGGTGCTGACCATCCAGTACCCGGGGCGCCAGGAGCGCCGGTCGGAGCCCTGCATCACCCAGCTGCCGGTGCTGGCCGAGCGGATCTATCAGGTGCTGCGGCCGCTGGCCGCCGAGCGGCCGCTCGCGTTCTTCGGCCACAGCATGGGTGCCACCCTGGCGTTCGAGGTCGCCCGCAAGCTCGAGACCGTGGACGGCGTGGTCGCGCCCTGGCTGTTCGCCTCCGGCCGGCGGGCGCCGTCGCGCCACCGTGACGAGCGGGTGTATCAGCAGGACGACAAGGGCATGCTGGCCGAGCTGCGGAGGCTGAACGGGACCGAGAACAACGTCCTCGACGACGACGAGATGGTGGCGCTGATCATGCCCGCGATCCGGGGCGACTACACGGCAGCCGAGACCTACCGCTACCAGCCGGGTCCGCCGCTGTCCTGCCCGGTGACGGCGTTCGTCGGCGACGCCGACCCCAAGGTGACGCTGGACGAGGCACGCGCCTGGCAGGAGCACACCACCGGCGCCTTCGACATGCACACCTACCCGGGCGGCCACTTCTATCTGACCCGGCACCAGGCCGCCGTCCTGAAGGTCATGGCGGCCAAGCTGGCGACCGCCAAGGTCTGA
- a CDS encoding ATP-binding protein, translated as MRGAAWPAAGELYEREDELRLITGALAAAGAGRGSSLVVGGPIGIGKSALLDAAAAAATGAGAVVLRARAAATERTFPYGVVRQLLEPPPRELPDDAAHHTVMQTLTGVLDSIGADRPVVVLVDDLQWADQPSLRWLGYLARRLDRRRVLLVSTIPDGDPRPEPGLTYDVTAAAAGTLRPSPLGRDGIGAMAGAAFGGPVDERFVRACQEATAGNPLFLSTMLQCMVADALPPDAAYPAGVVTSGPSPLRERLVGRLRDRLVASLRWQPEAVRDTARALAILADEMDTELVGQVARLDRAGCAAAIRSLTGLGLLVRGGPGVLNPIVRDAVEGSMTPAEREATHLRAARLMFRAEQPPERVAAQLLAVMSPLDAWALVSLRAAAAGAAQRYEPETAARYLRRALLDCPWDSELRAHLLVDLAVVESALDQSSSVRHLAQALPLLPTVRERAAAVARIAPTVAGPDMLLDVLRQGETELRGDGGRDTDRELALRIEARLRYRRMQDPAAAVDAVTRLAGLGADPALDTPAERELVAVLLQSATDGVRLPAAEVARQANRILAAQPPFPEHVHTALPLLVSALFAADSVADAESWLEACVERSGDQGGDVSRGFLRIEQAVVALGRGDLGRAKALAVEAYDLADIDADETSGMYVAALALVAVEIRFRPLTDRILRRYRWERTDRFGMSSVLGMLRASLAVADGDLPAALSQLVETGRQWEDAGCLNPALYAWRTSVAQLQHRMGDTAAAHEQAEVAHAVAVAWGAPATLGRALRVRGLITEGRAAIGLLREARDVLTGSGNRLELARTRLLLGRRLEAAGDRAAAEELREGHLLARASGAWWLTSEAGPQADSQPSWPRPVENAALTRAERRVAELAADGHTNHEIAATLAVTSRAVEKHLTSSYRKLGVRGRAGLVKALRPST; from the coding sequence ATGAGGGGGGCGGCGTGGCCGGCCGCCGGCGAGCTGTACGAGCGGGAGGACGAACTGCGGCTGATCACCGGGGCCCTGGCGGCCGCCGGGGCCGGCCGGGGCTCCTCCCTGGTGGTCGGCGGGCCGATCGGGATAGGCAAGTCCGCCCTGCTGGACGCGGCGGCCGCGGCCGCGACCGGGGCGGGCGCGGTGGTCCTGCGGGCCCGGGCGGCGGCAACCGAGCGGACGTTCCCCTACGGCGTCGTACGGCAGCTCCTGGAACCGCCGCCGCGCGAGCTACCGGACGATGCCGCCCACCACACCGTCATGCAGACGCTCACCGGCGTCCTCGACTCGATCGGCGCGGACCGTCCGGTGGTGGTGCTGGTCGACGACCTGCAGTGGGCCGACCAGCCGTCGCTGCGCTGGCTCGGCTATCTGGCGCGGCGGCTCGACCGGCGCCGGGTGCTGCTGGTGAGCACGATCCCGGACGGCGATCCGCGGCCCGAGCCGGGACTCACCTACGACGTCACCGCGGCCGCCGCCGGGACGCTGCGACCGTCGCCGCTGGGGCGCGACGGCATTGGGGCGATGGCCGGGGCGGCGTTCGGCGGGCCGGTCGACGAGCGGTTCGTCCGGGCCTGTCAGGAGGCCACCGCGGGCAACCCGCTGTTCCTCAGCACGATGCTGCAGTGCATGGTGGCCGACGCGCTGCCGCCGGACGCCGCATACCCGGCCGGGGTGGTGACCTCCGGGCCGTCACCGCTGCGCGAACGGCTGGTCGGGCGGCTCCGCGACCGGCTTGTCGCCAGCCTGCGGTGGCAGCCGGAAGCGGTCCGGGACACCGCCCGGGCGCTGGCGATCCTGGCGGATGAGATGGACACCGAGTTGGTGGGCCAGGTGGCACGGCTCGACCGGGCCGGCTGTGCCGCCGCGATCCGTTCGCTGACCGGGCTCGGACTGCTCGTGCGGGGCGGGCCCGGGGTGCTGAACCCGATCGTGCGGGACGCGGTCGAGGGGTCGATGACACCGGCCGAACGGGAGGCCACCCACCTGCGCGCCGCCCGGCTGATGTTCCGGGCCGAGCAGCCGCCGGAACGGGTCGCCGCCCAGTTGCTGGCGGTGATGTCGCCGCTCGACGCGTGGGCGCTTGTTTCTCTGCGGGCGGCCGCCGCCGGGGCGGCCCAGCGCTACGAGCCGGAAACTGCGGCCCGTTACCTGCGCCGGGCGTTGCTGGACTGCCCGTGGGACAGCGAGCTGCGGGCGCACCTGCTGGTGGATCTGGCCGTGGTGGAGAGCGCGCTGGACCAGTCCTCCTCCGTCCGGCATCTGGCCCAGGCCCTGCCGCTGCTGCCGACCGTGCGGGAACGGGCGGCCGCGGTGGCCCGGATCGCGCCCACGGTGGCCGGGCCGGACATGCTCCTGGACGTCCTCCGGCAGGGCGAGACCGAGCTACGGGGTGACGGTGGCCGGGACACCGACCGGGAGCTGGCGCTGCGGATCGAGGCGCGACTGCGTTACCGGCGGATGCAGGACCCGGCCGCCGCCGTCGACGCCGTGACCCGGCTGGCCGGCCTGGGCGCCGACCCGGCCCTCGACACCCCGGCCGAACGCGAGCTGGTGGCTGTCCTGCTGCAGTCGGCGACCGACGGCGTACGGTTGCCGGCCGCCGAGGTCGCGCGGCAGGCGAACCGGATCCTGGCCGCGCAGCCGCCGTTTCCCGAACACGTTCACACAGCGCTCCCGCTGCTGGTCTCGGCGCTCTTCGCGGCAGACTCGGTGGCCGACGCCGAGTCCTGGCTGGAGGCGTGCGTCGAGCGTTCCGGCGACCAGGGCGGCGACGTCAGCCGCGGGTTCCTGCGCATCGAGCAGGCGGTGGTGGCGCTCGGCCGCGGTGACCTGGGCAGGGCCAAGGCGCTCGCGGTCGAGGCGTACGACCTGGCCGACATCGACGCCGACGAGACCAGCGGGATGTACGTCGCTGCGCTGGCGCTGGTCGCCGTCGAGATCCGCTTCCGGCCGCTCACCGATCGGATCCTGCGGCGGTACCGCTGGGAGCGCACCGACCGGTTCGGGATGTCCTCGGTGCTCGGCATGCTGCGGGCCTCGCTGGCGGTGGCCGACGGCGACCTGCCGGCCGCGCTCAGCCAGCTGGTCGAGACCGGACGCCAGTGGGAGGACGCGGGCTGTCTCAACCCGGCCCTGTACGCCTGGCGTACCTCGGTCGCGCAGCTGCAGCACCGGATGGGCGACACCGCCGCCGCCCACGAGCAGGCCGAGGTGGCGCACGCCGTCGCCGTGGCCTGGGGTGCGCCGGCCACGCTGGGCCGGGCGCTGCGGGTCCGCGGGTTGATCACCGAGGGCCGGGCTGCCATCGGGCTGCTGCGCGAGGCACGCGACGTCCTGACCGGCTCCGGCAACCGGTTGGAGCTGGCCCGCACCCGGCTGCTGCTGGGCCGGCGACTGGAGGCGGCCGGCGACCGGGCCGCCGCCGAGGAGCTGCGCGAAGGCCACCTGCTGGCCCGGGCTTCCGGCGCCTGGTGGCTGACCAGCGAGGCCGGGCCGCAGGCGGACAGTCAGCCGTCGTGGCCGCGCCCGGTCGAGAACGCCGCGCTGACCCGGGCCGAGCGCCGGGTCGCGGAGCTCGCGGCGGACGGCCACACCAACCACGAGATCGCGGCGACGCTGGCGGTGACCAGCCGCGCGGTGGAGAAGCATCTGACCAGTTCGTATCGCAAACTCGGAGTACGGGGACGGGCCGGGCTCGTCAAGGCGTTGCGCCCGTCCACCTGA
- a CDS encoding helix-turn-helix transcriptional regulator has product MAGNSRPAFEALQDAVPALDRLIGDAPGPDDRNLLLAGRFVLVLTGLDDATTSATAITLAREMEVPPGDTIAERQLLGIQAMAGALAGKSAVTVRERARLARRIRSDPAGELSTLGAAFALLLTDDLDESLAALDWLVDGNQHEDTGWTLSLALSTRAAAMCVAGDFDRAYADAGTAVTIAASAAWDAPMVLPRVMLAKTLCHRGELHRAEALLETARRPRHDELVWQYPVYLMVRAVIQRRRRDLDGALRWLTLCGEHLARSGVENPVFAPWWLEASELLAAAGRADEAAPFVEHGMRTARAWGTRRASGLSLLARGLTTPGRPGILLLEEAVATLESSVAGDEHRRALYSLARALMVDGDLRAARARLGQLTDLADQAGDPIVGGAAHRLLTAARGKQPGAPGLTAGEQRVVQLVAAGRTNREVAAELFVSIRTVEARLTSVYRKLGVGGRADLVTLRQQTGEQR; this is encoded by the coding sequence ATGGCCGGCAACTCGCGGCCCGCGTTCGAGGCTCTGCAGGACGCCGTTCCGGCGCTCGACCGGCTGATCGGCGACGCGCCCGGCCCCGACGACCGCAACCTGCTGCTGGCCGGCCGGTTCGTGCTGGTGCTGACCGGCCTCGACGACGCCACCACCTCGGCCACCGCGATCACCCTGGCCCGCGAGATGGAGGTGCCGCCGGGCGACACCATCGCCGAGCGGCAGCTGCTCGGCATCCAGGCGATGGCCGGCGCGCTGGCCGGGAAGTCGGCCGTCACCGTACGGGAACGAGCGCGCCTGGCCCGCCGGATCCGCTCGGACCCGGCCGGCGAGCTGTCCACCCTGGGCGCCGCCTTCGCGCTGCTGCTCACCGACGACCTGGACGAGTCGCTCGCCGCCCTCGACTGGCTGGTCGACGGCAACCAGCATGAGGACACCGGCTGGACGCTGAGCCTGGCGCTCTCGACCCGGGCGGCGGCCATGTGCGTCGCCGGCGACTTCGACCGGGCGTACGCGGACGCCGGCACCGCGGTGACGATCGCCGCGTCGGCGGCCTGGGACGCGCCGATGGTGCTGCCCCGGGTGATGCTGGCCAAGACGCTGTGCCACCGCGGCGAGCTGCACCGGGCGGAGGCGCTGCTCGAAACCGCCCGGCGGCCCCGCCACGACGAGCTGGTCTGGCAGTATCCGGTCTACCTGATGGTCCGGGCGGTCATCCAGCGGCGGCGGCGCGACCTCGACGGGGCGTTGCGGTGGCTGACGCTCTGCGGCGAGCACCTGGCCCGGTCCGGCGTCGAGAACCCGGTGTTCGCGCCGTGGTGGCTGGAGGCGTCGGAGTTGCTGGCGGCGGCCGGCCGAGCCGACGAGGCGGCGCCGTTCGTGGAGCACGGCATGCGTACGGCGCGGGCCTGGGGAACCCGTCGGGCGTCCGGGCTGAGCCTGCTCGCCCGGGGCCTGACCACGCCCGGCCGGCCCGGCATCCTGCTGCTGGAGGAGGCAGTGGCGACGCTGGAGAGCTCGGTGGCCGGCGACGAACACCGCCGGGCCCTTTACTCGCTCGCCCGGGCCTTGATGGTGGACGGCGATCTGCGGGCGGCCCGCGCCCGGCTGGGCCAGCTGACCGACTTGGCCGACCAGGCCGGTGACCCGATTGTGGGTGGGGCCGCCCACCGGCTGCTGACCGCCGCCCGGGGAAAGCAACCCGGTGCGCCGGGGCTGACCGCCGGGGAGCAGCGGGTGGTGCAGCTGGTGGCCGCCGGCCGCACCAACCGGGAGGTCGCCGCCGAGCTGTTCGTCTCGATCCGCACCGTCGAGGCCCGCCTCACCAGCGTCTACCGCAAGCTCGGAGTGGGCGGCCGGGCCGACCTCGTGACGTTGCGGCAGCAGACCGGCGAGCAGCGATGA